The Parafrankia discariae genomic sequence CAGCTGGTCGCGCAGCACGGCGTGATCGAGACCGTTGGCGACGAGCAGTCCGTCGCCCCGGTCGCCACCGGACGGGGGTGCGCCGGCGGCCAGCGCGGCGTCGAAGAGCGCGAGCGCCTCGTCGTCGGGCAACGGCCGGACACCCTCCCGGCCGAGCCGGCCGCGACCGGCCTCGTCGAGGTGCGCGGTCAGGCCGCTCGTGCGCGCCCACAGCCCCCACGCGATTGACACCGCCGGCAGGCCGAGGCCGCGACGCAGCCGCGCGAGGCCGTCCAGATAGCCGTTGGCGGCCGCGTAGTTCGCCTGCCCGGCACCACCGAACACGCTGGCCCCGGACGAGAACAGCACGAAGGCCGCGAGCTCCAGCCCGGCGGTCAGCTGGTGCAGGTTCCAGGCCGCGTCCGCCTTCGGCCGGAACACTCCCTCGAGCCGGGCCGCGGTCTGCGCCGCCAGCACCCCGTCGTCGAGCAGGCCCGCCGCGTGCACGACACCGACCAACGGGCGATCTACCGGGATCTCGGCGAGCACCGCCGCGAGCGCCGCACGGTCGGCGGCGTCGGCGGCCACCACCCGCACCCGCGCGCCGGCCTCCGCCAGCTCCGCGACCAGCTCAGCCACTCCCGCCCCGGCCGGACCGCGCCGGCTGAGCAGGACGATGTCGCACACCCCGTGCGTACGGACGAGGTGACGGGCGACCAGCATGCCCAGGGTTCCGGTGCCTCCGGTGATCAGTGTCGTCCCCTCCGCGAGCGCGGGACGGGAGCCGGGGGCCGGGCCGGTCGGAGCGGAGGTCACCGCCGTGGGGACGAGTCTCGGTACGAACGCGCGGCCCGACCGGATCGCGAGCTGCGGCTCGTCCGCCGCGACCGCGGCGGCGACCAGCGGTGCGAGGCCCGGCGCATCGGCACTGACGTCGGTGTCGGTGTCGGTGTCGACCAGGAGGATCCGGCCGGGGTGTTCGGCCTGCGCGGCACGCACCAGGCCCCAGACCGCGGCCGCGCCGGGATCGACGACGTCGTCGGGTGATCCGGGCAGTGGCAGGCCGACGCCCCGCCGGGTCAGCACCACCAGCGGCCGACCGGCCGGCGACCCAGCGACCGGTTGACCCGCCCCCGGCCCGGTCAACCGGTCGCGCAGCCAGTCGAGGGCCCGGGCCGCGCGGGCACGGGCCGCGCCGGGATCCGCGGTCGGCGGTTCCCCGGTCAGGTCGAGCACCCCCGCGGCCCGAGTCGGGTCGGCGGCCGGGTCGGCCGGGGCCTCTCCCGGGGGCCGCACCGGCGGTGCGCCCACCGGGGACGGCCGCAGGGACGTCCACTCGAGCCGGAACAGGGAGTCCAGCTCACGCCGGGCCGAGCCCGCCAGCCGATCCACCGCGACCGCCCGCAGCACCAGGGAGTCCACCGTGGCCACCACCGTCTCCGCCGCCACCGAGTCGGCAGCGGCGAGAAGCGTGAGGGTGAAGCCGTCCCCGCCGACCGGGACCGTCCGGACCCGCAGCCGGGCCGCACCGCCGATCCGCACCGCGACACCCGTCCAGGCGAACGGCAACAGCAGGTGTCCCGGTTCGGACGCCGTGAGCCCGGCCGCGCTGGTCGCCTGCAGGGCCGCGTCGAGCAGCGCCGGGTGCAGTTCGTAGCGGCCGGCCTCGGCGTGCAGCTCCGCCGGGAGCCCGACCTCGGCGAACACCTCCTGATCACGCACCCACAGCGCCTCGACCCCCTGGAACGCCGGACCGTAGTGATAGCCGCCGTCCGCGAGCCGGCGGTAGAACTCCGCCACCGGGAGGCGGCGCGCGCCGGGAGGCGGCCACCCGCCCGCCTCCGGGCCCGGCTCGGTGGAGGCCGCGCCGGACACCAGCCGGTCGTCGCGCCGGGCGAGATGGCCGACCGCGTGCCGGGCCCACGGCCCCGAGTCCCCGCTACGGCGCGCGTGGACCGTCACCGGACGGCGCCCGGTCTCGTCCGCCTCGCCGACCTGCACCTGGAGCCGGACGTCACCCGGATCGGGCAGGACGAGCGGGTTCTCGATCACGAGCTCGTCGAGATGCCCGTAGCCGGTCTGCGCACCGGCGCGCAGCGCCAGCTCCACCATGGCCGCGCCGGGGAGGAGAACGGTGCCGGCGACGGCGTGGTCGGCGAGCCAGGGCTGCTCCCGCAGGGCGACCCGCCCGGTGAGGACCGTCGGCGCGCCGCCCGCCAGTTCCAGGGCCGTGCCCAGGAACGGGTGGTCCGCGGCCTCGAGGCCGCCGGCGACGGTCTCCAGCCAGTAGCGCTCGTGTTGGAAGGGATAGGTCGGCAGATCCGGCCCCACACCCACACCGGCGCCGGTGAACGCCCCGGACCAGTCCACCCCCACACCCCGCACGAACAACTCCGCCGCCGACCGCAGAACCCNCCCCACACCCCCCTCACCCCGACGCAACGACCCCACCACCACACCATCCGACACCCCCCGCTCCTCCAGAACCTCACCCACCGACCCCACCAACACCGGATGCGCCCCCACCTCCACAAACGACCGGAACCCCTCCCCCACCAACACCCCCACCGCACCCGCGAACCCCACCCGCGACCGCAGATTCCGAAACCAGTAATCCCCCTCCAACTCACCCGCCCCCACCACCCACCGACCCTCCACCGTCGAAAAAAACGGAACCCGCGGAACCACCGACCGCACCCCCGCCAACAACCCCCGCAACTCCCCCGCCACCCCGTCCACCTGAGCCGAATGCGACGCATAATCCACCGCCACCCACCGCACCCGAACCCCCCGACCCTCCAACACCCCCACCAACCCCTCCAAACCCCCACGATCACCCGACACCACCGTCACCCCAGGACCATTCACCGCAGCCACCTCCACCCCCACCGGCAACAACCCCACCACCTCACCCACCGGCAAAAACACCGACACCATCCCACCCCGCCCCGAAAGCCGCTCCGCCACCACCCGACTCCGACCCACCACCACCCGCACCGCATCCGCCACACTCAACGCCCCCGCCACACACGCCCCCACCACCTCACCCTGCGAATGACCCACCACCGCACCCGGAACCACCCCCAGCTCCCCCCACACCCGCACCAACCCCAAACCCACCGCGAACGACACCGGCTGCACCACCTCCACCCGCTCCAACACCCCACCCCCACCCACACCCCGCAACACATCCACCAACGACCAGTCCACCAACCCCGACAACACCTCAGAAACCTCCTCCACCACCCCCCGAAAAACCCCCGAAAACACCGAAGAACCCCCCAACAAACCCGCCCCCATACCCACCCACTGCGCCCCCTGACCCGGAAACACGAAAACGTTTCCGCGATCGGCGCCGACGTGCGGCCGGGACAGTTCGGAGATCACGTCCGGGTGCGGGGTACCGGCGCTCAGCGCACGCAGCGCGGCGACCCGTTCGCCGGTGGAGCCGGCCAGCACGACGGCGCGCCGGGCGAGACGCGCCCGTGACGTCGCCAGGGACCGGCCGGTCTCGGCCGCGGCCAGCTCCGGCCGCGCGGCGGCGAACTCCGCCAGGCCGCCGGCCTGGGCGCGCAGCGCCTCCGGCGAGGCCGCGGACAGCAGCCAGGGCACGACCTCCTCCGCGGCGACCCGCGTGTCATCGGCGCCGGCCGCGGCGGTGGCACCGGGGGCCGGCGCGGTGATCCCGGCCGCCTGCGGGGCCTCGTCCGGGGCCTGCTCGATGATCACATGCGCGTTCGTCCCGCTTACCCCGAACGACGACACACCCGCCCGCCGCGCCCGCCCCACCTCCGGCCACGGCGTCGACTCCGTCACCAGCGACACCGCACCCGCCGACCAGTCGATCCGCGTCGACGGCGCGTCCACGTGCAGCGTCCTCGGCACGACGCCGTGCCGCAGCGCCAGCACCGTCTTGATGACCCCGGCCACCCCCGCCGCGGCCTGGGTGTGCCCGAGGTTCGACTTCAACGACCCCAACAGCACCGGACGGTCCGGCGAGCGGCCGGTGCCATAAGTCGCCAGCAACGCGCCGACCTCGATCGGGTCGCCGAGCCGGGTCCCCGTCCCATGCCCCTCCACCACATCCACATCCGCCGTCGACAACCCCGCATCCGCCAACGCCGCCCGAATCACCCGCTCCTGCGAGCGCCCACTCGGCGCCGTCAACCCGTTCGACGCACCATCCTGATTCACCGCCGAACCACGCACCACCGCCAACACCCGNNGNCCNNNNCGNCGCGCGTCCGACAACCGCTCCANCAGNAGNANNNNGACNCCNTCNGCNNNNCCGGTGCCGTCGGCGGCGTCGGCGTACGCCTTGCACCGGCCGTCCGCCGCCAGACCACCCTGCCGCGAGAAATCCACAAACACCTCCGGCGTCGCCATCACCGCCACCCCACCCGCCAACGCCAACGAACACTCACCCGACCGCAACGACCCCACCGCCAGATGCACCGCCACCAACGACGACGAACACGCCGTGTCCACCGTCAGAGCCGGCCCCTCAAAACCAAACGAATACGCCACCCGACCCGAAGCCACACTGCCCGAGTTGCCGATTCCGAAGTAACCCTCCAGGCCGGCGGGCAGCCGTTCCACATGATGGGAGTAGTCATGGAACATCAGGCCGGTGAAGACACCCACCGGCTCCCCCCGCAACGAACCAGGATCAATCCCGGCCCGCTCCAACACCTCCCACGAAACCTCCAGAAGAANNNNNNNNNNNNNNNNNNNNNNNNNNNNNNNNNNNNNNNNNNNNNNNNNNNNNNNNNNNNNNNNNNNNNNNNNNNNNNNNNNNNNNNNNNNNNNNNNNNNNNNNNNNNNNNNNNNNNNNNNNNNNNNNNNNNNNNNNNNNNNNNNNNNNNNNNNNNNNNNNNNNNNNNNNNNNNNNNNNNNNNNNNNNNNNNNNNNNNNNNNNNNNNNNNNNNNNNNNNNNNNNNNNNNNNNNNNNNNNNNNNNNNNNNNNNNNNNNNNNNNNNNNNNNNNNNNNNNNNNNNNNNNNNNNNNNNNNNNNNNNNNNNNNNNNNNNNNNNNNNNNNNNNNNNNNNNNNNNNNNNNNNNNNNNNNNNNNNNNNNNNNNNNNNNNNNNNNNNNNNNNNNNNNNNNNNNNNNNNNNNNNNNNNNNNNNNNNNNNNNNNNNNNNNNNNNNNNNNNNNNNNNNNNNNNNNNNNNNNNNNNNNNNNNNNNNNNNNNNNNNNNNNNNNNNNNNNNNNNNNNNNNNNNNNNNNNNNNNNNNNNNNNNNNNNNNNNNNNNNNNNNNNNNNNNNNNNNNNNNNNNNNNNNNNNNNNNNNNNNNNNNNNNNNNNNNNNNNNNNNNNNNNNNNNNNNNNNNNNNNNNNNNNNNNNNNNNNNNNNNNNNNNNNNNNNNNNNNNNNNNNNNNNNNNNNNNNNNNNNNNNNNNNNNNNNNNNNNNNNNNNNNNNNNNCCGGTGCCGTCGGCGGCGTCGGCGTACGCCTTGCACCGGCCGTCCGCCGCCAGACCACCCTGCCGCGAGAAATCCACAAACACCTCCGGCGTCGCCATCACCGCCACCCCACCCGCCAACGCCAACGAACACTCACCCGACCGCAACGACCCCACCGCCAGATGCACCGCCACCAACGACGACGAACACGCCGTGTCCACCGTCAGAGCCGGCCCCTCAAAACCAAACGAATACGCCACCCGACCCGAAGCCACACTGCCCGNNNTNCCGATNCNGANNTAACCCTCNAGNNNNNCGGNNNNCNNNNCNNNNNNNNGNGNGTAGTCNTGNNNCATCAGGCCGGTGAAGACACCCACCGGCTCCCCCCGCAACGAACCAGGATCAATCCCGGCCCGCTCCAACACCTCCCACGAAACCTCCAGAAGAAGACGCTGCTGCGGATCCATCGCCAACGCCTCCCGCGGCGAAACCCCGAACAACCCCGCGTCAAACCCCGCCACATCCCCCAGAAAACCACCCGCACCCGCCACCGACGAACCCCCACCCTCCCCCGCCAACCCCACCAGATCCCACCCGCGATCCGACGGAAAACCCCCCACCACATCCACCCCACCCGCCACCACATCCCACAGCCCCTCCACCGACACCACCCCACCCGGCAACCGACACGCCATCCCCACAATCGCCACCGGCTCCCGCCGGGCGTTCTCCAGGTCGAGTACCTGGCGCCGGCTCTGCTGCAGTTCGGAAAGGGCACGGCGCAGGTATTCGCGCAGCCGGTCGTCGCTCGCTGTTCCGTCGGACATGAGGACTCCTCCCTCGGGTGGAAGGGCTTGCTCCGGGTATCGGGGCCGATCGGGAATGGTGGACGGGGTCAGGAACCGAGCCCGCGGTCAAGCAGCTCGAACATCTCGTCGTCCGTCGCGGCGGTCAGGTCGAGACCGACGCCGTCGTCGTGCCGGGGACCCAGGGACGCCACGAGCGCGCGCAGCCGGGCGGCCACCTCGTCGGGAACGGCGATCCGGGCGTCCGCGACACCGGCCAGGACCCGCTCCAGGCGGGTGAGCTGATCGAGTACCGGGGAACTCCCCGGCGCCGGGCCGTCCGGGCCGTCCAGGTCGAGCAGGCCGAGCAGGTGCTCGGCGAGCAGGGCAGGGGTGGGATGGTCGAAGACCATCGTCGCGGCCAGCCGCACGCCCACCGCCGTGGCGAGCCGGTTACGCAGCTCCACCCCGGTCAACGAGTCGAAACCGAGCTCCTGGAACGTCTGGCCGACCCCCACCGCGTCCCCCGACCGGTGCGCGAGGACCGTCGCGGTGTGGGCGCGGACGACGTCCAGCAGTACCCGCCGGCGCTCCGGCTCTGCCTGGCCGGCGAGTCGTCGAACCAACGCCCGCCCCGGCTGGCCGGCATCGGCGCCGGCGCCGCCACCGCCGTCGCCGTTGCCACCGGGGCCTCCCTGGGCCGTCGGGCCGGTGGCCGGGCCGGCCGCCGGGATCAGCCCGCGCAGCAGCGGTGGCAGGTCGCCGGCCGCCGCGCGCCGGCGCAGCGCCGGGAGGTCGAGCGCCGCGGCGACCAGCGCGGCGTCCGCTGTGCGCAGCGCCGTCCCGAAGAGCGCGGCGCCCTCGGCGTCGGACAGGCCGCGGACGCCGCCCCGCGCCATCCGGTCGCGGTCGGCCGGCGTCAGGCTGCCGGTGAGGCCGCTCGCCCGTTCCCACAGGCCCCAGGCCACCGACACCGCGGGCAGTCCGAGCCCGGCGCGGTACTCGGCGAGGGCGTCGAGGTAGCCGTTCGCCGCGGCGTAGTTGCCCTGCCCCGCGCCGCCGAAGACACCGGAGGCGGAGGAGAAGAGCACGAAGGCCGCGAGGTCGAGCCGCGCGGTCAGCTCGTGCAGGTTCCAGGCGGCGTCGGCCTTCGGCCGGAAGACGGTGTCGAGCCGCCCCCGGTCCAGCGACGTGACGACGCCGTCGTCGACCACCCCGGCGATGTGGATGACCGCGGTGAGTGGGTGCGCGGGCGGGATGGCCGCCAGCAGCGCCCGCACCGCCGCGCGGTCCGCCGCGTCGGCGGCGACCACCTCGACGGTGGCACCCGCGGCGCGCAGCTCCGCCGCGAGTTCGGGGGCGCCCGGCGCGGCCGGGCCGGTGCGGCTGACCAGCACCAGGTGCCGGACGCCGTGCGCACGGACCAGCTCCCGCGCGACGATCGCGCCCAGGGTTCCCGTGCCCCCCGTGACCAGCGCGGTGCCGGCCGTCGGCGAGGCGATCGGGGACGTGCCGGCCGGTGGCCGCCCGGCCCGGGCCAGGCGGGGCACCAGCACTCGCCCGTCACGTAGGACCGCCTGCGGCTCCCCGACCGCCAGCACGGTGGGCAGCCGCGCCCGGGAGGCTCGCGGCGCACCGCCGAGCAGGACGAACCGGCCCGGATGCTCCGCCTGCACCGAGCGGACCAGGCCCCACACCGCCGCCGCGGCGGGCTCGCCCACGGGGTCGTCGGTGAGGATCACCAGCGGCCCCTCCACGCCCGCGTCCGGCGCGTCGATCGCCGCCGGAGCCGCTGGAGCTGTCGGGCCCCCGGGGGCGAGTCGCTCCTGAAGTGCCGTCAGGACCTCGGCGACCAGGAGACGGACGGCCGCCGGATCCACGCTCGCCCGCCCGGTGACGTCGAGGACAGCCGCCCCCGGCGGCTCGGCGACCGCCGTCGGGGTCGTCGGCGACAGTCCTGGCGGCGCACCGGGCGTGCCCGCGGGTGCCTCGACCCAGTCCACGCGGAACAGCGCGTCGGCGGTGCCCGCCGCGCCGTCGCCGGCCGAGCGGTCGAGCTGGTCGAGCTGCGCCAGCGGTGTCGCGCGCAGCACCAGGGACCCGATCTCGGCGACGGGTGCGCCGCCGTGGTCGGACACCCGGACGCTCACCCCGTGCGACCCGACGGCACCGGCGAGGTCACGCGGGGTGGCATGCACGCGCAGGGCCGTCGCGCCCGACGAGAAGCGACGGATGCCGCTCCAGGCGAAGGGCAGCAGGACGTGTCCCTCCTCGGCAGCGGGTACCGCACCGAGGTTCGTCGCCTGCAGCGCCGCGTCCAGCAGCGCCGGGTGCAGGCCGTACCCGGCGGAGGTCTCGGCGGAGATCTCCGCGGCCGGCAGCTCCACCTCGGCGAAGACCTCCCGGCCCCGGGTCCAGGCGGCGCGCAGCCCCGTGAACGCCGGGCCGTAGTCGTAGCCCAGGTCAGCCAGCCGCGGGTAGAAGCCCGTGAGGTCGACCGGGTGGGCGTCCGCCGGGGGCCACGCCTCGTAGCCGTGTCCGGGTTCGGTGACCTCGGCCGACAGGAGCCCCGTGCCGTGGCGGGTCCACCCGGCGCCGGCGCTGTCGTCGCCGCCGGCGCTGTTGCCGTTGCTGTCGTCGTCGGATGGCGCCGTCCGCTCCGGACGGGCGTACAGCCGCACCGGGCGCCGGCCGTCGGTGTCAGGCCCGTCCACGATCACCCTCAGGGTGACCGAGGTCTCCGCCGGAACCGCGAGCGGCGCCTCGATCAACAGCTCGTCGAGAACGGGGTGACGGACGCGTTCCCCCGCGTGCAGCGCGATCTCGATCCACGCCGTGGCCGGCAACAGCCGCACGCCGCGCACCGCGTGATCGGCCAGCCAGGGATGAGTCCGTGCCGACAGCCGGGCGGTGAACGCGACCCCGGCCGCCGCCGGCTCCGGGCCGGGCAGGTCGAGCGCGGCGCCGAGCAGGGGATGACCGGTCGCGTCGAGTCCGGCGGCGGTCACGTCACCGGGGCCGCGCGTGTGCGCCGCGAGCCAGTAACGCTCGTGCTGGAAGGCGTACGTCGGCAGGTCCGCCGCCGCACCGGGATGGCCGGTGGCCTCCGGTCCGGCGGAGGAGAGCACCCGCGCCCAGTCGACGGGGACGCCGGCCACGTGCAGCTCGGCCGCGGAGCGCAGGACCCGTTCGGGGCCGCCCTCGCCCCGGCGCAGCGATCCCACCACGGCCGCGTCGCCCAGGCCGGCCTCCTCGAGCACCTCCCCGATGGCGGGCACCAGCACGGGATGGGCACCGATCTCGACGAACGAGCGGAACCCCTCGCCGGCGAGGGCGCCCACCGCCTGGGCGAACCCGACCGTCCGCCGCAGGTTGCGGACCCAGTAGTCGCCGGTCAGCTCGGCTCCCGCGATCCAACGGCCTTCCACCGTGGAGAAGAACGGGATCCGGGGGGCCCGCGGCCGCACTCCCGCGAGCAGCTCGGCCAGCTCCTCGGCCACGGCGTCCACCTGGGAGGAGTGCGACGCGTAGTCCACCGCCACCGACCGCGACCGGACGCCCTTCGCTTCCAGCGTCGCGACCAGCTCCGCCAGAGCCGCCAGGGTGCCCGAGACCACGGTCGTCGCCGGGCCGTTGACCGCGGCCACCTCGGCCCCCGGCGGCAGCAGGCCGGCCACTTCCGGCGCCGGCAGGGCGACCGACATCATCGCGCCGTGGCCGGCCAGCCGCGCGGCCACCACCTTGCTGCGGGCCACCACCACCCGCACCGCGTCGGCCGTGTCCAGCGCTCCCGCCGCACACGCCGCCGCCACCTCTCCCTGCGAGTGGCCCACCACCGCGGCCGGGGTCACCCCCAGTTCACGCCAGGCCCGCGTCAGTCCCAGGGCCACCGCGAACGACGCCGGCTGCACCACGTCCACTCTTTCCAGCAGACCGTCCGGACCCTCGCCGCGCAGCACGTCCCCGAGCGACCAGTCCACGTGCTCCGCCAGCGCCCGGGCGACCTCCTCCACCGTCTCCCGGAACGCCGACGACAACACCGACGAGCCGGTCAGCAGCCCGGCCCCCATGCCCACCCACTGCGCGCCCTGGCCCGGGAACACGAAGACGACGCCTCTCCCCCGGGGACCCGCCGGGCCGGAGACCACGGCCGGGTCGGGGAGGTCACGGGCCAGCGCGTCCAGCCCGGCGACGAGCTCGTCGCGCCCCGCGGCCACTGCGACCGCGCGCCGCGCGAGCCGCGCGCGGGTCAGCAACGCCGCGGCGACCGCCGGCACCGGGACGTCGCTCCTGGCCCGGACGAACTCCGCCAGCCGCTCGGCCTGCCCGCGCAACGCCGCCGGGGACGCCGCCGACAGCACTACGGGAACAGGAACATCTCCGGCGGCGTCACCCTTGGCGGCGTCGCCCCCGGCGGCGTCGACAGCCCCGGCCGGCTCCACCGGAGCCTGCTCGATGATCACATGCGCGTTCGTCCCGCTCACCCCGAACGACGACACACCCGCCCGCCGCGCCCGCCCCACCTCCGGCCACGCCACCGGCTCCGTCACCAGCGACACCGCACCCGCCGACCAGTCCACCTGACCCGACGGTCGATCCACGTGCAGCGTCCTCGGGACCACCCCCCGGTCCAGCGCCTGAACCATCTTGATGATCCCGGCCACCCCGGCGGCAGCCTGGGTGTGCCCGAGGTTCGACTTCACCGACCCCAACAGCACCGGNCCCGCCACCACATCCCACAGCCCCTCCACCGACACCACCCCACCCGGCAACCGACACGCCATCCCCACAATCGCCACCGGCTCGTCCGACCCGGCGCGCCGGGGCCGCGGCTGTCCGGCGGCGGGCACCTCGCCGAGCAGCCCGCGCCGCAGCTCGCGGGCCAGGTCGAGCGGAGTGGGATGGTCGAAGGCCACGGTGACGGGCAGCCGCAGTCCGGTGCTCGCCATCAGCCGGTTGCGCAGCTCGACCGTGGTCACCGAGGTCAGTCCGAGGTCACGGAACGCGGTTCCCGCCGCTACGGCGTCCGCGTCGGCCCCGCCGGTGACCCGGGCGACCTCGGTGCGGACCAGGGTCGTCAGCAGCCGCAGTCCGTCGGCCTCGGGCAGGCCGGCCAGCGTCGTCCGCAGTTCCACCGCGACGGCGTCGTCCGGGGGCCGGGGAGTGGCCAGGGCGTCGATCAGC encodes the following:
- a CDS encoding phosphopantetheine-binding protein, whose product is MARGGVRGLSDAEGAALFGTALRTADAALVAAALDLPALRRRAAAGDLPPLLRGLIPAAGPATGPTAQGGPGGNGDGGGGAGADAGQPGRALVRRLAGQAEPERRRVLLDVVRAHTATVLAHRSGDAVGVGQTFQELGFDSLTGVELRNRLATAVGVRLAATMVFDHPTPALLAEHLLGLLDLDGPDGPAPGSSPVLDQLTRLERVLAGVADARIAVPDEVAARLRALVASLGPRHDDGVGLDLTAATDDEMFELLDRGLGS
- a CDS encoding type I polyketide synthase, translated to LLEVSWEVLERAGIDPGSLRGEPVGVFTGLMFHDYSHHVERLPAGLEGYFGIGNSGSVASGRVAYSFGFEGPALTVDTACSSSLVAVHLAVGSLRSGECSLALAGGVAVMATPEVFVDFSRQGGLAADGRCKAYADAADGTGXAXGVXXLLXERLSDARRXGXRVLAVVRGSAVNQDGASNGLTAPSGRSQERVIRAALADAGLSTADVDVVEGHGTGTRLGDPIEVGALLATYGTGRSPDRPVLLGSLKSNLGHTQAAAGVAGVIKTVLALRHGVVPRTLHVDAPSTRIDWSAGAVSLVTESTPWPEVGRARRAGVSSFGVSGTNAHVIIEQAPDEAPQAAGITAPAPGATAAAGADDTRVAAEEVVPWLLSAASPEALRAQAGGLAEFAAARPELAAAETGRSLATSRARLARRAVVLAGSTGERVAALRALSAGTPHPDVISELSRPHVGADRGNVFVFPGQGAQWVGMGAGLLGGSSVFSGVFRGVVEEVSEVLSGLVDWSLVDVLRGVGGGGVLERVEVVQPVSFAVGLGLVRVWGELGVVPGAVVGHSQGEVVGACVAGALSVADAVRVVVGRSRVVAERLSGRGGMVSVFLPVGEVVGLLPVGVEVAAVNGPGVTVVSGDRGGLEGLVGVLEGRGVRVRWVAVDYASHSAQVDGVAGELRGLLAGVRSVVPRVPFFSTVEGRWVVGAGELEGDYWFRNLRSRVGFAGAVGVLVGEGFRSFVEVGAHPVLVGSVGEVLEERGVSDGVVVGSLRRGEGGVGXVLRSAAELFVRGVGVDWSGAFTGAGVGVGPDLPTYPFQHERYWLETVAGGLEAADHPFLGTALELAGGAPTVLTGRVALREQPWLADHAVAGTVLLPGAAMVELALRAGAQTGYGHLDELVIENPLVLPDPGDVRLQVQVGEADETGRRPVTVHARRSGDSGPWARHAVGHLARRDDRLVSGAASTEPGPEAGGWPPPGARRLPVAEFYRRLADGGYHYGPAFQGVEALWVRDQEVFAEVGLPAELHAEAGRYELHPALLDAALQATSAAGLTASEPGHLLLPFAWTGVAVRIGGAARLRVRTVPVGGDGFTLTLLAAADSVAAETVVATVDSLVLRAVAVDRLAGSARRELDSLFRLEWTSLRPSPVGAPPVRPPGEAPADPAADPTRAAGVLDLTGEPPTADPGAARARAARALDWLRDRLTGPGAGQPVAGSPAGRPLVVLTRRGVGLPLPGSPDDVVDPGAAAVWGLVRAAQAEHPGRILLVDTDTDTDVSADAPGLAPLVAAAVAADEPQLAIRSGRAFVPRLVPTAVTSAPTGPAPGSRPALAEGTTLITGGTGTLGMLVARHLVRTHGVCDIVLLSRRGPAGAGVAELVAELAEAGARVRVVAADAADRAALAAVLAEIPVDRPLVGVVHAAGLLDDGVLAAQTAARLEGVFRPKADAAWNLHQLTAGLELAAFVLFSSGASVFGGAGQANYAAANGYLDGLARLRRGLGLPAVSIAWGLWARTSGLTAHLDEAGRGRLGREGVRPLPDDEALALFDAALAAGAPPSGGDRGDGLLVANGLDHAVLRDQLSEGRLPALLRDLARDLPPAPARRAARLTLRERLAGLDQEERGRFLLHLVRGHAATVLGHRGVGNVGPNRAFRELGVDSLAAVELRNRLSAEAGVRLPATLVFDHPTPVALAERLAAELEPREPDTAAGTATEWSAAEPADHPDPADEADPADEASLIAAMDVEGLVARALGRTA